From a single Desulfurella sp. genomic region:
- the bioD gene encoding dethiobiotin synthase: MKIFVSGTNTNVGKTHFCALLSKYYKNMKKSVIYIKIIQTGYPDDDDAKSVYEASKIETQTLLFGKEPVAPYFLYENFPMDFVIDKINKSNADVVIIEGSGGLLVPLDKSHTFADLVGLLNLETIIVVPNKLGCINDTLLNLYYCKTKGINLRGFALNDYFFDGNDNFVALQDLTNYAFRYKFKTELEVL, from the coding sequence ATGAAAATTTTTGTTAGCGGTACAAATACAAATGTAGGAAAAACGCACTTTTGCGCTTTGCTTTCTAAATATTACAAAAATATGAAAAAAAGTGTAATTTATATAAAGATTATTCAAACAGGCTACCCGGATGACGACGATGCAAAATCCGTATATGAAGCCAGTAAAATTGAAACGCAGACTTTGCTATTTGGTAAAGAGCCTGTAGCACCGTATTTTTTGTATGAAAATTTTCCTATGGATTTTGTAATAGATAAGATAAACAAAAGTAACGCAGATGTGGTTATAATTGAAGGATCTGGAGGGTTGCTTGTGCCATTGGATAAATCTCATACATTTGCAGATCTGGTTGGATTGCTTAACTTAGAAACAATTATAGTTGTACCAAATAAATTGGGGTGTATTAATGATACACTGCTGAATTTGTACTATTGCAAAACAAAAGGTATAAATTTAAGAGGTTTTGCTTTAAATGATTACTTTTTTGATGGCAATGATAATTTTGTTGCGCTTCAAGATTTGACAAATTATGCTTTTAGATATAAATTTAAAACTGAACTGGAGGTTCTATGA
- a CDS encoding 8-amino-7-oxononanoate synthase — MSVLDLVKQNLNHIKVNDQYRTIPKIGNHANKYIELNGLKVLNLSSNNYLGLAENDFLKQYSIEAIKNYGCSSGASRIVSGNYEIYAKLEETVANFKHTQKALVLNSGYVANISLLQALAKNATIFCDKLNHASIIDGMLLSGAKFYRYAHLDMQMLENLLKKDTSNKIIITDTIFSMDGDAAPLKEIVRLSKQYEALTIVDEAHATGIFGQGRGYAYKEGLSDEIDIHMGTFSKALGSFGAYVASSEDIIDYLINTARGFIFSTSLPPAVIGANLASINYILKNPHLGEKLILMSDNVRHFLKNLGFNVGNSISQIIPVILKTNKAVLVAQKILLEKGVFVGAIRPPTVPKNTSRLRISLRADLDDNDLELIKDAFFYLGNTL; from the coding sequence ATGAGCGTTTTGGATTTAGTCAAGCAAAACTTAAACCACATAAAAGTCAATGACCAGTATCGCACAATACCTAAAATAGGCAATCATGCAAATAAATACATTGAATTAAATGGCCTAAAAGTTTTAAATCTCTCATCAAACAACTATTTAGGTCTTGCAGAAAATGATTTTTTAAAACAATACTCAATTGAAGCTATAAAAAATTATGGGTGCTCATCTGGTGCATCAAGAATTGTAAGCGGAAACTATGAAATATATGCAAAACTGGAGGAAACGGTTGCCAATTTTAAACACACACAAAAAGCTTTAGTTTTAAACAGTGGATATGTAGCAAATATTTCACTTCTTCAAGCGTTGGCAAAAAATGCAACTATTTTTTGTGACAAACTTAATCATGCAAGCATTATAGATGGAATGTTACTATCTGGTGCAAAATTTTACAGATACGCTCACCTTGATATGCAAATGTTAGAAAACCTCCTAAAAAAAGATACATCAAATAAAATAATAATAACTGATACTATTTTTAGCATGGATGGCGATGCTGCTCCCTTAAAAGAAATAGTAAGACTCTCAAAGCAATACGAAGCACTCACAATTGTAGATGAAGCTCATGCAACGGGCATTTTCGGACAGGGTAGGGGGTATGCCTATAAAGAAGGCCTGTCAGATGAAATTGATATCCATATGGGTACATTTTCCAAAGCACTGGGTAGTTTTGGCGCATATGTAGCATCAAGCGAAGATATAATTGATTACTTAATTAACACTGCAAGGGGCTTTATATTTTCAACTTCACTGCCGCCAGCTGTTATAGGAGCAAATCTCGCAAGTATAAATTACATTTTAAAAAACCCTCATCTTGGTGAAAAATTGATTTTAATGTCTGATAATGTAAGGCATTTTTTGAAAAATCTCGGATTTAATGTAGGAAATTCAATATCTCAAATAATACCAGTAATTTTAAAAACAAATAAAGCTGTTTTGGTTGCCCAAAAAATTCTGTTAGAAAAAGGCGTATTTGTAGGCGCAATAAGACCGCCAACCGTACCTAAAAACACCTCAAGACTCAGAATATCACTAAGAGCAGATTTAGACGATAATGACTTAGAACTAATTAAAGATGCATTTTTTTATCTTGGAAATACATTATGA
- a CDS encoding DegQ family serine endoprotease, whose translation MRFFKKLSLLIVLAVFLSVNAYAQTISLPNFTPIAEKVLPAVVNISTTQVVKGSVNPFGEMFSNSPFNDFFKHFFQGFQRNYKAHFLGSGFIISSNGYILTNYHVVKNATDINVTLNTNEIYKAKIVGYDPEVDIALLKINPRRPLPTLELGNSNKMEIGQWVLAVGNPFGLSGTVTSGIISAKGRVIGEGPFDHFIQTDAAINPGNSGGPLVNMDGKVIGMNTAIIASGQGIGFAIPSDTIKYELPYLMKGEVPKRGWLGVGIQLLTPEVADLLKLKSLNGAIVNEVFKNSPAAKAGIEPGDVIVSMNGKSIYAPDLPYDIAFTKPGTKVELGIIRNGKEITKTVILGQRPQKENQEQLETQPSVQSSAYNTPYGFSIAAINPNLEKMYNLKEQKGVVITSVDPNSFAALAGIKPGDVVIKLDNENVYSVEQFKNILKQKPNENVISMLLKRGESTLFVTIQKS comes from the coding sequence ATGAGATTTTTTAAAAAACTGTCATTGTTAATTGTGTTAGCCGTTTTTTTAAGCGTTAATGCGTATGCTCAAACAATTAGCTTGCCAAATTTTACACCTATTGCTGAAAAAGTTTTACCCGCTGTAGTAAACATCAGCACAACGCAGGTGGTTAAAGGGAGCGTAAATCCTTTTGGAGAAATGTTTTCTAATAGTCCATTTAATGACTTTTTTAAACATTTTTTTCAAGGATTTCAGCGAAATTACAAAGCTCACTTTTTAGGTTCTGGTTTTATCATTTCAAGTAATGGATATATTTTAACAAACTACCACGTAGTAAAAAATGCTACTGATATTAATGTAACATTAAACACCAATGAGATATATAAAGCTAAAATTGTAGGTTATGATCCTGAAGTTGATATAGCCCTTTTAAAGATTAACCCAAGAAGGCCATTACCTACGCTTGAACTTGGAAACTCAAATAAAATGGAGATCGGTCAATGGGTTTTGGCTGTTGGAAATCCATTCGGTTTAAGTGGTACTGTCACATCAGGTATAATTAGCGCAAAAGGCAGGGTTATCGGTGAAGGCCCATTTGATCATTTTATACAAACCGATGCTGCAATAAACCCTGGTAACTCTGGTGGTCCACTTGTAAATATGGATGGTAAAGTAATAGGTATGAATACAGCTATTATTGCTTCGGGTCAGGGTATTGGTTTTGCTATACCATCCGATACAATAAAGTATGAACTGCCATATTTAATGAAAGGTGAAGTACCAAAAAGAGGCTGGCTTGGCGTTGGTATACAACTATTAACTCCAGAAGTAGCAGATTTGTTAAAACTTAAAAGCTTAAATGGAGCTATAGTAAATGAAGTATTTAAGAATTCACCTGCTGCAAAAGCTGGAATTGAACCGGGTGATGTTATAGTTTCAATGAATGGTAAAAGCATTTATGCACCAGACTTACCATATGATATAGCTTTTACAAAGCCGGGAACTAAGGTAGAGTTAGGTATCATTAGAAATGGTAAGGAAATAACTAAAACAGTTATTTTGGGTCAGCGTCCACAAAAAGAAAATCAAGAACAATTAGAAACTCAGCCTAGCGTACAAAGCAGTGCATATAACACACCATATGGTTTTAGCATTGCAGCCATTAACCCCAATTTAGAGAAAATGTATAACTTAAAAGAACAAAAAGGGGTGGTGATAACATCTGTTGATCCAAATTCATTTGCTGCACTTGCTGGTATTAAACCAGGCGATGTGGTAATTAAACTTGATAATGAGAATGTGTATTCAGTTGAGCAGTTTAAAAACATACTAAAACAAAAACCTAACGAAAATGTTATAAGTATGCTGTTAAAACGTGGTGAATCCACACTATTTGTAACTATTCAGAAAAGTTAA
- a CDS encoding methyltransferase domain-containing protein, with product MSILSKNYIKRSFDKASKSYSGFSELQNEIAKNLTFMIKSDFFGDILEIGVGDGKLANLIKFSYNNYIGIDLSLNMAHLFKKNHPKKYSIVADGENLPFASNTFDLIISSSVFQWFVSPENSIPKLINLLKDKKNMFFSVFSKGTFWQMHEISKITGFGSVLDLKDKLFYENLGFDCKMVQYTVYYKSVKDFLHSHKKSGARYTNQTTFCAKSKFFEFCSMYEKLFGTQKGIEVTYVVTFCKKA from the coding sequence TTGAGCATATTATCAAAAAATTATATTAAGCGATCATTTGATAAGGCTTCAAAATCATACTCAGGCTTTAGTGAACTTCAAAATGAGATAGCAAAAAACCTTACTTTTATGATAAAAAGTGATTTTTTTGGTGATATACTTGAAATTGGTGTAGGCGATGGGAAACTTGCCAATTTAATAAAATTTTCTTATAATAATTATATCGGTATAGATTTATCTTTAAATATGGCTCATTTATTTAAAAAAAATCATCCAAAAAAATACAGCATTGTAGCTGATGGTGAAAATCTGCCATTTGCTTCAAATACATTTGATTTAATCATAAGCTCTTCTGTTTTTCAGTGGTTTGTTAGTCCAGAAAATTCGATACCAAAACTTATAAATTTACTGAAAGATAAAAAAAATATGTTCTTTAGCGTTTTTTCAAAAGGCACATTTTGGCAAATGCACGAAATTTCAAAAATTACAGGATTTGGCAGCGTCCTTGATTTAAAAGATAAGCTTTTTTACGAAAACTTAGGCTTTGATTGCAAAATGGTGCAATATACAGTTTACTATAAAAGCGTCAAAGATTTCTTGCACTCGCACAAAAAAAGCGGCGCAAGATACACAAACCAAACTACTTTTTGTGCAAAATCTAAATTTTTTGAGTTTTGCTCTATGTATGAAAAATTATTTGGTACACAAAAGGGCATAGAGGTAACATATGTGGTAACTTTTTGCAAAAAAGCTTAA
- the bioA gene encoding adenosylmethionine--8-amino-7-oxononanoate transaminase produces MDYPIWHPCSQMKDHEVYPIIHIKKAKGVYLYDDKGNSYIDGISSWWVNLFGHSNKRLNNAIKKQLEVLEQVIFAGFTHDSALELSQRLLKIVPQNLKKIFFAEIGSSAVEISLKLSYHYFKNIGMEGKNKFVYLENGYHGETLGALSVMGEALYKNAYEDILIKNIMVEFPNCYRCPFGKTRNNCDVECFSFMEKTLSSKADCVAAVIVEPLVQFAGGFKMYPAKYLSKLRELTKKLNIHLILDEIATGFGRTGTMFALEQAQIEPDFLCLSKGITSGYLPLSVVLTTDEIYNAFYDDYSKGKNFLHSHSYDGNALACACACETLNIFKDENVLENNKKKYTLMRQLIENYFKDFDFVGEIRHAGFISAIEFVKDKYTKTPIDSSVRFGFKIYRKALEKGVLLRNLGDLIYFLPPYVISDSQIEQLVESAYLATKEVIDENFC; encoded by the coding sequence ATGGATTATCCTATATGGCACCCATGTTCGCAGATGAAAGATCATGAAGTATACCCAATTATTCATATCAAAAAAGCTAAAGGCGTTTATCTATACGATGACAAAGGCAATTCTTATATTGATGGGATATCTTCCTGGTGGGTAAATTTATTTGGACACTCAAACAAGCGTCTAAATAATGCTATAAAAAAACAGCTTGAAGTTTTAGAACAGGTAATATTCGCAGGATTTACGCATGATAGTGCACTTGAGCTTAGCCAAAGATTATTAAAAATTGTACCTCAAAACCTTAAAAAGATTTTTTTTGCAGAAATTGGTTCATCAGCTGTAGAAATTAGTTTAAAATTAAGTTATCATTATTTTAAAAATATTGGAATGGAAGGCAAAAATAAGTTTGTTTATTTAGAAAATGGCTATCATGGTGAAACACTTGGTGCGCTTTCTGTAATGGGTGAGGCTCTCTACAAGAATGCCTACGAAGATATTTTGATAAAAAATATTATGGTTGAGTTTCCAAACTGTTACAGATGCCCATTTGGCAAGACAAGGAACAATTGTGATGTTGAGTGCTTTAGTTTTATGGAAAAAACACTTTCAAGCAAAGCAGATTGTGTAGCCGCAGTTATTGTTGAACCACTTGTTCAATTTGCAGGCGGTTTTAAGATGTACCCTGCAAAATACTTATCAAAACTAAGAGAGCTAACAAAAAAACTCAATATACATTTGATACTTGACGAGATTGCAACAGGTTTTGGAAGGACTGGTACCATGTTTGCACTTGAGCAAGCACAAATTGAGCCTGATTTTTTATGTTTATCAAAAGGCATTACTAGCGGTTATTTGCCATTATCTGTTGTACTTACTACAGATGAAATATATAATGCTTTTTATGATGATTATAGTAAAGGAAAGAATTTTTTACACTCACACAGTTATGATGGCAATGCACTTGCATGTGCTTGCGCTTGTGAAACGCTAAATATATTTAAAGATGAAAATGTCCTTGAAAATAATAAAAAGAAATACACTCTAATGAGGCAATTAATCGAAAATTATTTTAAAGATTTTGATTTTGTAGGTGAAATCAGGCATGCGGGCTTTATTAGCGCTATTGAGTTTGTAAAAGATAAATACACAAAAACGCCGATTGATTCATCAGTTAGGTTTGGTTTTAAGATTTATAGAAAAGCGCTTGAAAAAGGTGTATTGCTTAGAAATTTAGGTGATTTAATTTACTTTTTACCACCTTATGTTATAAGTGATTCTCAAATAGAGCAATTAGTTGAAAGTGCCTATCTTGCAACAAAAGAGGTTATAGATGAAAATTTTTGTTAG
- the hemB gene encoding porphobilinogen synthase, whose protein sequence is MNFPKMRPRRLRKNQYIRDLVRQTSLSADDFMYPIFVTYENEKKPIQSMPGIFQLPLEEAKKEAKEAFDIGIKSVILFGIPQKKDEFGSCAYDENGIIVKAIKEIKDFVPDLVVAADACFCEYTSHGHCGVIDKNGYLLNDETLELLKKEAYVYAKAGADIIAPSGMIDGMVGAIREALDENNFKDTIIMAYSAKYASSFYGPFREAAQSAPSFGDRKSYQMDYANSSEAIKEIELDIHEGADIIMVKPALSYLDIIRMVKDRFFYMPLAGYSVSGEYSLIKAAAQMGWVDEQKIVDEVLTSIKRAGCDIIITYFAKEWIKNNSLLKI, encoded by the coding sequence ATGAATTTCCCAAAAATGCGACCCAGAAGACTAAGAAAAAATCAATATATAAGGGATTTGGTCAGACAAACAAGCTTAAGTGCAGATGATTTTATGTATCCAATTTTCGTTACATACGAAAACGAAAAAAAACCCATACAATCCATGCCTGGTATTTTTCAGTTACCGTTAGAAGAAGCCAAAAAAGAAGCTAAAGAGGCATTTGATATTGGTATAAAATCGGTTATTTTGTTTGGCATACCACAAAAAAAAGATGAGTTTGGAAGCTGTGCATACGATGAAAATGGTATTATTGTAAAGGCAATTAAAGAAATAAAAGATTTTGTACCAGACCTTGTAGTTGCTGCTGATGCGTGTTTTTGCGAGTACACAAGTCATGGTCATTGCGGTGTGATTGATAAAAATGGTTATTTGCTAAACGATGAAACGCTTGAGCTTTTAAAAAAAGAAGCCTATGTATACGCCAAAGCAGGTGCAGATATAATAGCGCCATCTGGTATGATAGATGGAATGGTAGGTGCAATTAGAGAAGCTCTTGATGAAAACAACTTTAAAGATACAATTATTATGGCATATTCTGCAAAGTACGCTTCAAGCTTTTATGGTCCATTTAGAGAAGCAGCTCAATCAGCTCCAAGCTTTGGAGACAGAAAGTCTTATCAGATGGATTATGCAAATAGCAGTGAGGCTATTAAAGAAATTGAACTTGATATACACGAAGGGGCAGATATTATAATGGTTAAGCCCGCTTTGAGTTATCTGGATATTATAAGAATGGTTAAAGATCGTTTTTTTTATATGCCTCTTGCTGGATACAGTGTAAGCGGTGAATATTCTTTAATAAAAGCAGCTGCCCAGATGGGCTGGGTTGATGAGCAAAAAATTGTTGATGAAGTATTAACATCCATTAAAAGAGCTGGTTGCGACATTATAATCACATATTTTGCCAAAGAGTGGATAAAAAACAATAGTTTGCTTAAGATATAA